Below is a window of Plutella xylostella chromosome 15, ilPluXylo3.1, whole genome shotgun sequence DNA.
TCGCCGGAGTGCACCTTGGCGTGGTTCTTGAGGTGCGCCGCCTGGCTGAACGCCGAGCCGCACGTGTCGCACCTACACGGATGAAGGTTATCAGCGGttgtacacaatatttatATGACATTTGAAGAAATCTAGTAAATCTTGCAACTCTTTCAATCCTTACTATTtaaaaatgcaaaagtaactgtgtatgtctgtctgtctgttactctttcacgccaaaactattgaacgaatttgaatgaaatttggtatacatatggtctagaccctgagaaagaacataggctactttttatcacggaattcccacgggaaaactttttaaggggaagcgaagttcgcgggaacagctagtgtcaaataatattatacatacaccATAATCAATATTCTGTAGTTTGTAGTAATGCAGTgttatttttccttataacTTTATTTCCATTACATACTTTGGTAACCAAACTGTAGGctatttaaaagtttaactACTATACTATTGTAATATCATAGGTGCTTTTGTCTTTAAATGCGTACCGTGTACGCGCTTACCTTGTACCTAGCATTAACATTCGAATATCCCTTTATAAAGTAGGGGtgtgatatttataaatatatcattGCAATGCGGGGAAGTCTTTCTATTATccaataatattaaaactcACTTGTAAGGTTTCTCTCCAGTGTGGATGCGCCGATGGTTCCACAGAGTCGCGTGCCTGGCGAAGCCCTTGTCACATACCTGAACACAAacataatcatattatttagactattatatgtataatatgaaataaagtaGCATAGAAAAGTCTTGCTGTATCCACTTTTCGGTGCCATTCATAGATGTATCACTCTAATAGTAAGAAGGAGTGTATTAATACTGTTACTTGCTTTTAGGTGTTTAAGGTATGCTTTGCCTTTGAAGCTTTCTTTTTGAGTGGGAATTCcaagtgaaaaaaatgaaaaagttaaattaattaatcataaaAGAAATCAatctttgtaattttgttattaccTCACAAACGTAAGGTTTCTCTCCTGAATGTGTTCTTTCATGGTTCTTCAGATGCGGTGATTGTGAGAACTGCATGCCACATGTGTTACATCTGAAAGTATAATTTACTATTAGTTTAGTAGGTTTATAGCGTCGCACCACAGATCTCCCACAAACGTCGCACTATTCTATATTTTGAAGATGAGATAAGTCATTCACTTTACCTCATCTTCAAAATATAGTATACAATCGTAAAAATTTGCACTTCATCCCCGCGTTTGTCATTTACAGGCATTGGCTAACAGCTCATGAAATTCTAGTAGAGATTACGTTTGAAAGATTGGAAGCAGACATGGCCGTAGTAAATCcacaattttatattttttcaatcacACATACCTATAAGGTTTTTCCCCAGTGTGAATCCTAGAGTGGTTCTTCAGGTACACTGCTTTCGCGAACGCTATACCGCAGATGCCGCACTTGAAATTCTTCTCGCCAGAATGTAGCTTCTTGTGCGACCACAGCGAGGAGTATCTGGAGAAGGAGCCCCCGCAGATGTTGCAGTGGAACGGCTTCTCCGCGTTGGACTGATTCAGCTTGTTCTTGTTGCCGCCGATGAAGATGATGCCCGAGCCGTTGCAGTTTGTGCACTTTGCCACGGAGGCTAGGTTGCGTTTTTTCACTGGATGGTGTCCTggtactaaaataaaaaaatatatattataaggatGTACAGATAAGTCCTCTCATTGCATTGTGCATAAGTGTATTATTTCTAAATATAAGAATGTTTatgtatgtctgatttatgtggtgttcaataaagtaatattctattcttttcACATTCAGAAAGCCATTCATTCAATTCCTGGTaagaatttaaatataataaataagacaTGATCTTACGTATAGGAAAATAAACTGAGGAAACCTCCCTAATCTAGAGATGTGTATAGTCACTAGAAAAAGGCGATACGGCTTGCGACCTATCACTAGACTCACGTGAAAAGCAAGTCATCTCTGAAAATACAGTTGTGAGAAAGGCGAAATTACTTGTACCTTGCAAACCGTCACTATACAGACATTTACCAAATTTTATGTATAGTGACGGTATTGGAATAAGGGTGCGTCACTACTATAGTgtcacaatcttatctgttccggtggtcaaaatgtgtactaacgagacgtcattgtcaaacgtcatttcatactctgtgcgttatttgagttgtcaatttctgcgaagaggctgacgctacgtaatttaatttgttttgtaattttctgggtgtaataatgccaaaagcgctgaaaagtgatgcaagagaagtaatactagatatattggcttttatgcaggaagaataacgtattcaggcgcctttaattctgTTAGAAAAATtagaagaacgagttgcagcggctacaggttagtgttgccaaatatgacgaataattttacccatatactcacatgtaattttattaatattttcccgagagacccgtaccccagcagcggggacgggatgggtcgtgatgaaagtatactataatctttatttttctttgattacaggtgtgactGAAGCTGCACACaccttaggcagtataccaagaagaatttctcgcacctgcagcgattttagacgaaataatgatgattaatgacatcttcttcttccactacgagtatcaagggttggctggaagaaatggatttttggcaataagcctttgtacattgtctgaatttcttttgtaattttatgctcttgtttcttgttactttagaaaatgaaaaaaataaagtgttcataaattaataaataatgattaggtaagtacttaatagttttttttattaagtctatctatctcgttattctcacgacccacagatattacctatatcattgtaaaatctagatttaattctttatatcagaacataatcagaactaattttgtttctgttcgccgtggacaaattttttatacaacaaatttcgtttgatatattatatcctctttcatttactatcgaccctatattttgatttatctatacttatgaatgtacctaattataaaaataggtaatagcagaaatgcattgtcgtttaaaccagaaataggcaaaatttaatcgatggcatcactggattcgatcacagcgaagtctccaccggaacagataagattgtggcactatacacaCATATAAAATCTGTCAACATAAAACATGTAATAGTTTATCAACAATGTTCTCACATGGTTTCTGCTGCTGCTGCGCCTGCTGCGGCTGCGTGGTCTGCGCGGGCGCGAGCGGgtcggcggcgggcggcgcgctcACGGCGCCCACCTCGAACTTCACGTTGTCGTCCGACGCCACGAAGATTTGCGTCGTGTTCACTGAGGGTTGTTCAACAGGCATTATAATTGGTCAGTTTGTGAGCAGATGTGAAATTGTTTTTTATAGggaaaatacctacctacaaattgagtaataacattaactgacggtcgaatggcgtactggttagtggccctgaatgctatgccgaaggtcccaggttcgattcccggctgaggcaattatttgtactcgggtcttgggtgttgatatttatatttagaatctatctatctatgtatttgtgtagatatatcagctgtccaacacccataacacaggttctgcctagcttggggtcggatggccgtgtgtgagatgtccccacatataaaataaaaaattatattttcaagattTAATAGATGTTGTAGGTGCAGTAGtggatttaaaataaaagagtaatGTTATAGGAATACTGAATATAAATgatattaagtaaattaatgTAGATATAAAAATGGAATGTATAATAGCTTCCTAATGGCTGGTTTgtggtataatattatgtatttatgaaaCTTACTTTGATTATTTCTTTGTTGTTCAACAGAGTCTTGTGCAATACAGTTTTCACATCGGATTAGTTTAGGTCCTTTTCGCTTGGGATTACTGGGTATGGTGCCTCCACATGTGATGCATTTCTGAACTTTGATGGTGTCCACTATCACTGGTTTTGCTGAAATTAAACAAGgcattatttaagttatttattgcAATGGCATTTCttatgtaataaatagtaaaacacataattttgtaagtccaccctttgtacttattattttgtaatatttgtacaataaagaattcAATATATTATTCCATTCCACAAAAGCAGGATCTCATATACTCACTGTCTTGTAACTGCACATGGTGTTGCTGCTGGTCGGCGTCGGATGACAGGATCTGTATGTGCGGGGGCATTCCCACGTCATTGCCAGAGCTCACTCCCGTGGCCACCACTGTTATGTTACCATCTGAAACAATAACAGAAGAAGCATTAGCTTAGCCTTTCCAAGACCTAAATGCATCGTTCTCTTCATTACTTATTTAGCCCAACCAATTTTAACACTAGGGCTCCACTgctaaacatttatttatgcccc
It encodes the following:
- the LOC105386133 gene encoding zinc finger protein ZFP2, which gives rise to MFTTSTVQAGAVPTLQYQDHNAQKSQGKNIENAQQKNTSQAQQQQQEFPTFCYTTTNVNMIGKIGTNTTGAAGVPASVNIAQLTTGDDKTCYIAQPFSYNYALVNQMQIAPNGIQNTISNISFKCDVCGLMFGHLSLLNAHKRIHSQDTDGNITVVATGVSSGNDVGMPPHIQILSSDADQQQHHVQLQDTKPVIVDTIKVQKCITCGGTIPSNPKRKGPKLIRCENCIAQDSVEQQRNNQMNTTQIFVASDDNVKFEVGAVSAPPAADPLAPAQTTQPQQAQQQQKPLPGHHPVKKRNLASVAKCTNCNGSGIIFIGGNKNKLNQSNAEKPFHCNICGGSFSRYSSLWSHKKLHSGEKNFKCGICGIAFAKAVYLKNHSRIHTGEKPYRCNTCGMQFSQSPHLKNHERTHSGEKPYVCEVCDKGFARHATLWNHRRIHTGEKPYKCDTCGSAFSQAAHLKNHAKVHSGEKPFKCDICTAAFADRFALKRHRNIHDKYGQTAPLPSRISQDQGQNSDQAQAAAEGEHQDAL